The following is a genomic window from Butyricimonas faecihominis.
AATGAGTAGTTTAAGATATAGAACGATAAAAAACAAGGTCTTTTTCTACACGACCTGTTTTCTGGCCTCTCTGACGGTAATCCCGTTATTCGCCATCATCTGGGAATTAATCAAAAAAGGCTACAAACAGATTAATTGGAACTTTTTCACGGAGAGCGCTCCAAGTACCTTGGACGCCATGCTGGCCAGAGGTACGGGAGACATTATTCCGGGCGGAATTGCAAACGGGATTACCGGTACGTTACTCATGGTTGTCCTAGCCGCAATTATTGCTATCCCTATCGGAATCATGGTCGGCATTCATCTCTCGGAACACCCGAAGACCAAATTTTCGAACATCACTCGTTTCTTGACAGATCTGATTCAAGGTAGCCCTTCCATCGTAATCGGTATTATCGCTTATGCATGGGTCGTGAAACCCCTAGGTAGTTATTCCGCCCTCGCGGGAAGTGTCGCCCTTAGTATCATGATGCTCCCGTTAATCGTGCGTTCCACGGAAGAGACGTTAAAGATGCTCCCGGGAAGTTTGAAAGAGGCCGGACTTGCATTAGGAGCCTCCTACACCAGTGTCATTCTAAAAGTATTGTTACCCGCAGCCTTCGGGGGATTGTTCACGGGTATCTTGCTGGCTATCTCCCGGGTTATGGGCGAAACCGCACCCCTGATGTTAACAGCCTTGGGTAGCACCGCTATCAACTGGGACGTGTTGAAACCCACGAGCGCGGTTCCCTTGTTGATCTGGGAGTTTTACAATGACCCGAACCTGATCGACATGATCTGGAGTTCCTCCCTCTTCCTGTTAATGTTAATTCTGACCCTCAATATTATAGCAAAACAAATTGCAAAAAAATGGAGAGTTCAATAATTGTAAATTTTAAATTTTAAATTGCATTACAAACAGGCTTTCAATCTAAAATTTAAAATCTAAAATCTAAAATTAATCATGGTTATCACAAATCCTATATTACAACTTAAAAAAGTTTCCATTTCGTACACCCCGGGAAAAAACGCGGTAGAAGAAGTTAGCGCGGATATTGCAGAAAAGAAAATCACGGCTATCATGGGCCCCTCCGGATGTGGAAAGAGTACCTTGTTACGGGCGATCAACCGGATGCACGAATTGTACCCGGACATCAAGACCACGGGAGAGATTCTCCTGAACGGAAAAAATATATTAAAGACAAACCCCATGGAAGTACGACGCATGGCGGGAATGGTATTCCAACGCCCGAACCCGTTCCCCACGATGAGCATTTATGACAACGTGATCGCCGGGTATAAATTGAACGGGATTTCTCTTCCCAAGCAGGAAAAAGACCAGTTAGTAGAGGAAAGCCTTAAAAACGTGGGATTATGGGACGAAGTGAAAGACTCCCTATTCAAGAAAGGGACCTTCCTTTCCGGTGGTCAGCAGCAACGGTTATGCATTGCCCGGGCTCTTTCACTAAAACCGAAAGTTTTGCTAATGGATGAGCCGACCTCAGCCTTGGACCCGATTGCCACCAATCGAATCGAAGAGTTGTTGCTGGATCTGAAAAACGAATTCACAATCTTGATTGTCACACATAATATGTCACAGGCAGCTCGTATATCGGATTACTCGATGTTCATGTACCTCGGTCATTTAATCGAATATGACGAAACCCAGAAAATGTTCACAAACCCAAGTGACAAACGCACGGAAGAGTACTTGACGGGACAATTCGGATAAAACAATTTTTGATTTATGAGTTTAGATCGAACTCCCTCTATAAACACATTCCTTATTAACTTTTAGCTTATAACTTTTAGCTTACACCACATGACTACCATAAGAGAAAAATACCTAGAAAAGATTAAAGAAGACTTTGAAGTCTTATCCACCATCGTACTACAACAGATGGAACTCGTTATCACCGCAACCCACGACAACAAAGACGGTGAATTATACACGAAGATCGAACATAATGAAGTTATCATTGACGGTCTGGAAGTAAAAATCAGGGATGAAGTCATCAACTCCATCGTACTTTACTGCCCCAGAGCCAGTGATTGCCGAAAGATCATGTCCTATCATGATATGACGGCCTACTTGGAACGTATCGGTGACCTCTTGCTCAATATTGCCGACTTCCTCCGGGAAGTTGAATTACAGGGTTCTCTTTACGCATCTTTCCACCCGACCATTTTATTACAATTGGAAACGGTAAAAAAAATGACACAAAATGCTATCTTTGCCTTTACGTGTGAAGACGAGAATTTGGCAAAAGAGATTATCCGGACGGATGACCTCGTGGACAACAACCACAAAGAAATCATTCACGGGATACCTCTTCACTTTGTCGGCAAAACGATCAAAGATCAAGATATGCTGGATGCCCTTTCCCTTAGTGGAATGTCATACAACATTGAACGAATCGGGGACAACGCCACAAACATTGCTGAAGCGGCCATTTATCTGATGGAAGGGAAAAACGCGAAACATATTCATAACAACTAAATTTTAGAGCAATGGATAAACAACGGATATTAGTGGTTGACGATGAAGAGGACCTGAGAGAAATTTTAAAATTCAACTTGGAGAGCGAAGGTTACCTAGTTGACACCGCACCCTCCGCGGAAGAGGCTCTAAAGATGCTGACCGAGGAATATGATCTAATCCTGCTGGACGTGATGATGGGAGGAATGTCAGGGTTCAAGATGGCGGAGAAACTTCGGAAAGATCTTCACAACTCAACCCCGATCATCTTTCTGACGGCCAAAGACACGGAAAATGACATGCTCACCGGTTTCAATATCGGGGGCGACGACTATATATCCAAACCTTTCTCGATCAAGGAAGTTTCGGCAAGAGTGAAAGCCGTCTTGAAAAGAGCAGGTTCGTTGAATGCTGCCAATAAAAAACAGGTGATCGATATAGGTGAGATGCACATCGATTTAAGTACAAAATGTGTCTCCATCCACGATCGGCTCATCCCGATTACCAAAAAGGAATTTGAAATATTAAACATGCTGGCACAATCTCCCGGAAAAATATTCTCCCGCGAAGACATTCTCAATAAGGTATGGAGTGACGACAGCTACGTGCTTGAACGCACCGTCGACGTACACATCACCCGACTGAGAAAAAAACTGGGCGAACAGGGAAAACATATCGCAAATCGTTCCGGGTACGGCTATTGCGTGGAACTTTAAACGTTAATACAAAAACTATTTCCAATGAAATTATCCTATAAACAGAAGTTGTTCATTTACTTCTTCATTGTATTCGCCGTCTTCACGGTTGTCATTACCTTTTTCCAACAGAACCGGGAAAAAGCCTATAAAACGGAGACCTTGCGTACCACGCTGGACGATTATTCCGACATCATCGCCCGTTACGTTCAACAACATCATCTGATAAACAACGGGCAAATGGATTCTTTAAAGAATGTACTCGTACTTATGCCCTCCAACTTACGATTAACAATAGTGGATCATGATGGTAAAGTTCTTTATGACAATAGTCTCGACAAGGAACAAGAGATCGAAAACCACTTGCAGCGTCCGGAAATCCAAACGGCATTAATCCAAAAAACAGGAACCGCCATCCGGCTTTCTAAAAGTACCGGGGTCGAGTACTATTATTTTGCCAAAGACTACATGAATTATTTTATCCGGGTGGCTCTCCCTTACGACATCGAGATCCAGAACTTTTTAAAGACGGACAACATATTCCTGTATTTTATCACGCTACTATTCTTTATCACGCTGATCTCGCTGATTTATATCTCCGATCGTTTCGGGAAAGCAATTTCCGGACTGAAAGATTTTATCGTTTCGGCCGACAATCACAACATTAATTACAACAATATTCATTTCCCGAATACGGAACTGGGAGAGATCGGTGAAAAGATCATTCATAACTATCAACTTTTAGAAGAGAGCAACAAGCAGATCAACGTGGAACAGGAGAAACTTCTCCGTCACTTCCACTACTCCGACGAGGGAATTGCCATCTTCTCCGCTAACCGGGAAAAGATATATGCCAACACGCATTTTATCCAGTACTTGAACATTATCCTAGACGAACCGACATTCAAAGTCGAAAAACTTCTGGAACAACCGGATTTCAAAGAACTAAACGAATTCTTGCAAAAGAACACCCCGGTAAACCCAAATACCACCAATATCCCCGTGTACCAGAACAAGATCAGCAAGGCTGGCAAACATTTTGCCGTAAAACTATTGATTTTCACGGATAACAGTTTCGAAATCACCCTAAACAACATCTCTGATAACGAGAAAAACAGGCTCCTAAAACAGGAGATGACGAATAATATCGCCCACGAGCTAAGAACTCCGGTAAGCAGTATTCGCGGTTATATCGAGACCCTTTTGGAACAACCCCATATTACCCCGGACAAGCAACATTTCTTTTTGGAACGTACGCATTCACAAATCGTTCGCCTATCCGACTTAATCCGGGATATTGCCTTGATCACCAAGACGGAAGAGGCATCCGAACTTTTTGACAAGGAACAAGTGAATGTTCACAACACCTTGCAGGAGGTCATTAATGACCTGCATTCCCCGATCGTAGCACACGGGAT
Proteins encoded in this region:
- the pstA gene encoding phosphate ABC transporter permease PstA; translation: MSSLRYRTIKNKVFFYTTCFLASLTVIPLFAIIWELIKKGYKQINWNFFTESAPSTLDAMLARGTGDIIPGGIANGITGTLLMVVLAAIIAIPIGIMVGIHLSEHPKTKFSNITRFLTDLIQGSPSIVIGIIAYAWVVKPLGSYSALAGSVALSIMMLPLIVRSTEETLKMLPGSLKEAGLALGASYTSVILKVLLPAAFGGLFTGILLAISRVMGETAPLMLTALGSTAINWDVLKPTSAVPLLIWEFYNDPNLIDMIWSSSLFLLMLILTLNIIAKQIAKKWRVQ
- the pstB gene encoding phosphate ABC transporter ATP-binding protein PstB, translating into MVITNPILQLKKVSISYTPGKNAVEEVSADIAEKKITAIMGPSGCGKSTLLRAINRMHELYPDIKTTGEILLNGKNILKTNPMEVRRMAGMVFQRPNPFPTMSIYDNVIAGYKLNGISLPKQEKDQLVEESLKNVGLWDEVKDSLFKKGTFLSGGQQQRLCIARALSLKPKVLLMDEPTSALDPIATNRIEELLLDLKNEFTILIVTHNMSQAARISDYSMFMYLGHLIEYDETQKMFTNPSDKRTEEYLTGQFG
- a CDS encoding phosphate signaling complex PhoU family protein, whose protein sequence is MTTIREKYLEKIKEDFEVLSTIVLQQMELVITATHDNKDGELYTKIEHNEVIIDGLEVKIRDEVINSIVLYCPRASDCRKIMSYHDMTAYLERIGDLLLNIADFLREVELQGSLYASFHPTILLQLETVKKMTQNAIFAFTCEDENLAKEIIRTDDLVDNNHKEIIHGIPLHFVGKTIKDQDMLDALSLSGMSYNIERIGDNATNIAEAAIYLMEGKNAKHIHNN
- a CDS encoding response regulator transcription factor — protein: MDKQRILVVDDEEDLREILKFNLESEGYLVDTAPSAEEALKMLTEEYDLILLDVMMGGMSGFKMAEKLRKDLHNSTPIIFLTAKDTENDMLTGFNIGGDDYISKPFSIKEVSARVKAVLKRAGSLNAANKKQVIDIGEMHIDLSTKCVSIHDRLIPITKKEFEILNMLAQSPGKIFSREDILNKVWSDDSYVLERTVDVHITRLRKKLGEQGKHIANRSGYGYCVEL
- a CDS encoding sensor histidine kinase: MKLSYKQKLFIYFFIVFAVFTVVITFFQQNREKAYKTETLRTTLDDYSDIIARYVQQHHLINNGQMDSLKNVLVLMPSNLRLTIVDHDGKVLYDNSLDKEQEIENHLQRPEIQTALIQKTGTAIRLSKSTGVEYYYFAKDYMNYFIRVALPYDIEIQNFLKTDNIFLYFITLLFFITLISLIYISDRFGKAISGLKDFIVSADNHNINYNNIHFPNTELGEIGEKIIHNYQLLEESNKQINVEQEKLLRHFHYSDEGIAIFSANREKIYANTHFIQYLNIILDEPTFKVEKLLEQPDFKELNEFLQKNTPVNPNTTNIPVYQNKISKAGKHFAVKLLIFTDNSFEITLNNISDNEKNRLLKQEMTNNIAHELRTPVSSIRGYIETLLEQPHITPDKQHFFLERTHSQIVRLSDLIRDIALITKTEEASELFDKEQVNVHNTLQEVINDLHSPIVAHGINVKNEINPQTVIEGNKTLVYAIFRNLIENSINYAGDHISIGVNNYMEDKEFYYFSYYDTGQGIEENHLNRIFERFYRVCEGRSRQNGGSGLGLSIVKNAVLFHKGDISAKNRKDGGLEFLFSLKKTLF